One Kaistella polysaccharea DNA segment encodes these proteins:
- the nadC gene encoding carboxylating nicotinate-nucleotide diphosphorylase, whose product MKKPKYVTKEALKTFIKNALEEDIQDGDHSTLATIPKDLQQKAKILVKQDCILAGVELAEMIFKQFDKNLEVELLLKDGDSAKVGDIAFYVTGSARSILSTERFVLNCMQRMSGIATLTHDWDSRLVGTKTKLLDTRKTTPNFRLCEKWAVAIGGGTNHRFGLYDMIMLKDNHIDYNGSITNAVKMAKSYTEKMKTPLKIEVETRNIAEVEEALKSGADRIMLDNMDVETMREAVLLIGKKCETEASGGITRDMLKEIADTGVDFISAGALTHSAENIDLSLKAVK is encoded by the coding sequence ATGAAAAAACCGAAATACGTTACAAAAGAAGCTTTAAAAACTTTTATTAAAAATGCCCTGGAAGAAGATATTCAGGATGGTGATCATTCAACATTGGCCACTATTCCGAAGGATTTACAGCAGAAAGCCAAAATATTGGTTAAACAGGATTGTATCCTCGCTGGAGTAGAATTGGCAGAAATGATTTTCAAACAGTTTGACAAAAATTTAGAGGTTGAACTCCTGTTGAAAGACGGAGACTCTGCAAAAGTTGGGGACATTGCGTTTTATGTTACTGGCAGCGCACGTTCAATACTTTCCACAGAACGCTTTGTTTTAAACTGTATGCAGAGAATGAGCGGTATTGCAACACTCACCCACGATTGGGATTCCCGCTTGGTAGGAACGAAAACAAAATTATTGGACACGAGAAAAACAACTCCTAATTTCAGATTATGCGAAAAATGGGCGGTCGCGATTGGTGGCGGCACGAATCATCGATTTGGTTTGTACGATATGATTATGCTGAAAGACAATCACATCGATTACAATGGAAGCATCACCAATGCTGTAAAAATGGCAAAAAGCTACACGGAGAAAATGAAGACACCGTTGAAAATAGAAGTTGAAACCCGTAATATCGCTGAAGTTGAAGAAGCTCTAAAATCTGGAGCCGATCGAATAATGTTGGATAATATGGATGTTGAAACCATGAGAGAAGCTGTACTTCTCATCGGTAAAAAATGCGAGACCGAAGCTTCGGGAGGAATTACGCGCGATATGTTGAAAGAAATTGCAGATACCGGAGTAGATTTTATATCAGCTGGTGCACTAACACACTCTGCAGAAAACATCGATTTAAGCTTAAAAGCAGTCAAATAA
- the nadB gene encoding L-aspartate oxidase has translation MIKADVLVIGSGISGLSYAIKISERMPDAKIIIVTKADEDESNTKYAQGGLSVVTDFDKDSFQKHIDDTMRAGDGENNLEVVKMVIEEGPERFKELVEWGTNFDQKDGHLMLGREGGHTENRIVHHKDITGKEIERALLATANKSPNIEIMAHHYVVDLITQHHVPGKIFDFDKIDCYGAYILDEKDKTIKKITAKITLVATGGAGHVYKNTTNPIIATGDGIAFVHRARGKISNMQYYQFHPTALYSKRDGMLFLISEAVRGDGAKLRTKDGKKFMQKYDAREELASRDIVARAIDNELKISGDDYVGLDCRDMNHEKFIEHFPNIYEKCLEEGIDPFEELIPVVPACHYLMGGIDIDLDGQSSIKNLFAVGECTNSGLHGANRLASNSLLEGMVFGHNAALKTVELLKINDFNFDDLKAVPEWNEEGMKIMDEMVMVSYLRRQLQEMMSDLVSIVRSNDRLALAKKKQQEIFEAVNELYNYSILSPKLSELRNLTNISYLIIKHSLQMKENKGAFYNKDLV, from the coding sequence ATGATAAAAGCAGACGTTCTCGTCATCGGATCAGGAATCTCCGGACTATCTTACGCCATCAAAATTTCTGAAAGAATGCCTGATGCCAAAATCATCATCGTCACCAAAGCTGATGAAGATGAAAGCAATACCAAATACGCACAAGGTGGACTTTCGGTTGTAACAGACTTTGACAAAGACAGTTTCCAAAAACACATTGACGATACCATGAGAGCCGGCGACGGTGAAAATAATCTGGAAGTCGTGAAAATGGTCATTGAAGAAGGGCCAGAACGTTTTAAAGAACTCGTAGAATGGGGAACAAATTTTGATCAAAAAGACGGTCATCTCATGCTCGGCCGCGAAGGCGGTCATACTGAAAACAGAATTGTGCATCACAAAGATATTACAGGAAAAGAAATCGAACGTGCTCTACTGGCAACGGCGAATAAATCCCCCAATATCGAAATTATGGCGCATCATTATGTCGTTGATTTAATTACACAACATCATGTTCCGGGAAAAATTTTCGACTTCGATAAAATCGATTGTTACGGCGCCTACATTCTGGACGAGAAAGACAAAACCATAAAAAAAATCACCGCTAAAATAACTTTGGTTGCGACTGGAGGTGCCGGCCACGTTTATAAAAACACAACCAATCCAATCATTGCAACTGGCGACGGAATTGCCTTTGTACACAGAGCGCGTGGGAAAATTTCGAATATGCAGTATTACCAGTTTCATCCCACTGCATTGTATTCTAAAAGAGATGGCATGTTGTTTTTGATTTCCGAAGCTGTTCGTGGCGACGGTGCAAAACTCAGAACCAAAGACGGTAAAAAATTCATGCAGAAATACGATGCACGCGAGGAATTAGCTTCCCGTGATATTGTTGCACGTGCCATCGATAATGAACTTAAAATTTCGGGTGATGATTATGTTGGGCTCGATTGCCGAGACATGAACCACGAAAAATTTATAGAACATTTTCCAAACATCTATGAAAAATGTCTGGAAGAAGGAATCGATCCATTTGAGGAATTGATTCCTGTAGTACCTGCCTGTCATTATCTTATGGGTGGAATTGATATTGATCTCGACGGTCAAAGTTCCATCAAAAATCTTTTTGCAGTTGGAGAATGTACCAATTCGGGTTTGCATGGCGCTAACAGACTGGCTTCTAATTCTTTACTGGAAGGAATGGTTTTCGGTCACAATGCCGCCCTGAAAACGGTTGAACTTCTGAAAATAAATGATTTCAACTTTGATGATTTAAAAGCTGTTCCTGAATGGAATGAAGAAGGTATGAAAATAATGGATGAAATGGTGATGGTCAGTTACTTAAGACGTCAACTTCAGGAAATGATGAGTGACTTGGTGAGCATTGTCCGCAGTAATGACCGTTTGGCTTTGGCAAAGAAAAAACAGCAGGAAATTTTTGAGGCGGTCAATGAACTCTACAATTATTCCATCTTATCGCCTAAGCTTTCTGAACTCAGAAATCTTACCAATATCTCTTACCTGATCATAAAACACTCTTTACAGATGAAAGAAAACAAAGGTGCTTTTTATAATAAAGATTTAGTCTGA